In a single window of the Streptomyces cinnabarinus genome:
- a CDS encoding LysR family transcriptional regulator, whose product MDLALLRTFITVHRAGSFTRAAALLGLSQPAVTSQIRTLERQLGRPLFLRQARGVTPTTIGDELAHKAAPHLDALVEITEAGLDDESSLRTLHLAGPPEFTAERALPALTELTGEDGQGFALRASFGNAEETLEGLAAGHHDLAICTARPRGALLTATPLCDEEHVLLAAPRWAEKIGPGSPRHKGAPALDEVPVIEVHESLPFVSRYWASVFDSRPAVPGTVIVPDLRAALACAIAGAGLAVLPRYLCAPALDRGEVVSLHEPAVPPLRTYFLVVRTGTLAMPHVARAHEWLLHSASEWC is encoded by the coding sequence ATGGACTTGGCCTTGCTGCGTACCTTCATCACGGTGCACCGGGCCGGTTCTTTCACCCGCGCCGCCGCGCTGCTCGGGCTGTCCCAGCCGGCCGTGACCTCCCAGATCCGCACCCTCGAACGGCAACTGGGCCGGCCTCTCTTCCTCCGCCAGGCCCGCGGGGTGACACCGACGACCATCGGCGACGAACTCGCGCACAAGGCGGCGCCCCATCTGGACGCGCTGGTGGAGATCACGGAGGCCGGTCTCGACGACGAGTCCTCCTTACGGACGCTGCACCTCGCCGGGCCTCCCGAGTTCACCGCCGAGCGCGCGCTGCCCGCGCTCACCGAGCTGACCGGTGAGGACGGCCAGGGCTTCGCGCTGCGGGCGTCCTTCGGCAATGCCGAGGAGACGCTGGAGGGGCTGGCCGCCGGACATCATGATCTGGCCATCTGTACGGCCCGCCCACGCGGTGCCCTGCTCACCGCGACTCCGCTCTGCGACGAGGAGCACGTCCTGCTGGCCGCCCCGCGCTGGGCCGAGAAGATCGGTCCCGGGTCGCCGCGCCACAAGGGGGCTCCGGCACTGGACGAGGTTCCGGTGATCGAGGTGCATGAGTCGCTGCCCTTCGTCTCCCGCTACTGGGCCTCCGTCTTCGACTCCCGCCCGGCCGTCCCCGGCACCGTCATCGTCCCCGATCTACGAGCCGCCCTTGCCTGCGCCATCGCGGGCGCCGGTCTCGCGGTGCTGCCCCGCTATCTCTGCGCCCCCGCGCTGGACCGCGGCGAGGTCGTCTCCCTGCACGAACCCGCCGTACCACCCCTGCGGACGTACTTCCTGGTCGTGCGCACGGGCACGCTGGCGATGCCGCATGTCGCGCGCGCCCATGAGTGGCTACTGCACTCGGCGTCCGAATGGTGCTGA
- a CDS encoding NUDIX domain-containing protein, translated as MTVRPVVKRTARAVLLDGDDLILIKRTKPGVDPYWLTPGGGVEPTDTTVVDALHREVYEELGAKIVDVVPCFVDTVEHIGEDGGATGVKVQHFFVCRLESMDTSLRHGPEIDEPIGEYEIVRVPFTRVGIASVHLVPLSLRHYLDGNIEGVRAMHAPDLG; from the coding sequence ATGACCGTCCGACCCGTGGTCAAGCGCACCGCCCGCGCCGTTCTGCTGGACGGTGACGACCTGATCCTGATCAAGCGCACCAAGCCGGGCGTGGATCCCTACTGGCTGACTCCCGGCGGCGGGGTCGAGCCGACGGACACGACCGTCGTGGACGCCCTCCATCGTGAGGTGTACGAGGAGCTCGGCGCCAAGATCGTCGATGTCGTGCCCTGCTTCGTCGACACCGTCGAGCACATCGGCGAGGACGGCGGCGCAACCGGCGTGAAGGTGCAGCACTTCTTCGTCTGCCGTCTGGAGTCGATGGACACGTCCCTCAGACACGGGCCGGAGATCGACGAACCGATCGGCGAGTACGAGATCGTGCGGGTGCCGTTCACCCGTGTCGGCATCGCCTCCGTCCACCTCGTTCCGCTGTCGCTGCGGCACTATCTCGACGGCAACATCGAGGGCGTACGGGCGATGCACGCGCCGGACCTGGGCTGA
- a CDS encoding globin domain-containing protein, producing MDAPTTTPADNGTSGGGGDWFAPRPELAQQDSPDAVLIRRTMAEVGPVADKVTSYFYALLFVRHPELRSLFPAAMDTQRDRLLKALLTAAEHIDNTEVLVAYLQNLGRGHGKYGTRAEHYPAVGECLIGALSRYASVWDAETEAAWVRTYTTISQVMIDAAASDELRAPAWWYAEVVSHELRTRDIAVVTVRPDQPYPFLAGQYTSLETPWWPRIWRHYSFASAPRSDGLLSFHVKAVPAGWVSNALVHRARPGDILRLGPPAGSMTVDHSTDSGLLCLGGGTGIAPIKALVEDVAERGERRPVEVFYGARSDHDLYDIDTMLRLQQSHPWLEVRPVVDRNGLIQLPDAIRSFGPWYEYDAYVSGPPGMIRSGVDVLRASGIPSARIRHDALEELVTAGG from the coding sequence ATGGACGCTCCGACCACCACGCCGGCCGACAACGGCACTTCCGGCGGCGGGGGCGACTGGTTCGCGCCCCGCCCCGAACTCGCTCAGCAGGATTCACCGGACGCCGTTCTGATCCGCCGGACGATGGCCGAAGTCGGCCCGGTGGCCGACAAGGTGACGTCCTACTTCTACGCCCTGCTCTTCGTACGCCACCCCGAGCTGCGCTCCCTGTTCCCGGCCGCGATGGACACCCAGCGGGACCGGCTGCTCAAGGCGCTGCTCACGGCCGCCGAGCACATCGACAACACCGAGGTGCTGGTCGCGTATCTCCAGAACCTGGGCCGGGGCCACGGCAAGTACGGCACCCGCGCCGAGCACTACCCGGCCGTGGGCGAGTGCCTGATCGGGGCGCTGAGCAGGTACGCCTCCGTCTGGGACGCGGAGACGGAGGCGGCCTGGGTGCGGACGTACACGACGATCTCGCAGGTGATGATCGACGCTGCGGCCTCGGACGAGCTGCGCGCTCCGGCCTGGTGGTACGCGGAGGTCGTCTCGCACGAACTGCGGACCCGGGACATCGCCGTCGTCACCGTCCGCCCCGACCAGCCCTATCCCTTCCTCGCGGGCCAGTACACCAGCCTGGAGACGCCCTGGTGGCCGCGGATCTGGCGGCACTACTCCTTCGCCTCCGCGCCGCGCTCCGACGGTCTGCTGTCGTTCCATGTGAAGGCCGTGCCCGCCGGGTGGGTGTCGAACGCGCTTGTGCACCGGGCCCGCCCGGGCGACATCCTCCGGCTGGGGCCGCCGGCCGGCTCGATGACCGTCGACCACAGCACCGACAGCGGACTGCTGTGCCTGGGTGGCGGCACCGGCATAGCCCCCATCAAGGCCCTGGTCGAGGATGTCGCCGAGCGCGGCGAGCGGCGCCCGGTCGAGGTGTTCTACGGTGCCCGCAGCGATCACGACCTCTACGACATCGACACCATGCTCCGGCTCCAGCAGTCCCACCCCTGGCTGGAGGTCCGTCCCGTCGTCGACCGGAACGGACTGATCCAGCTGCCCGATGCCATCCGGTCGTTCGGCCCCTGGTACGAGTACGACGCCTATGTCTCGGGCCCGCCGGGCATGATCCGCAGCGGTGTGGACGTCCTCAGGGCCAGCGGGATCCCCTCGGCGCGCATCCGCCATGACGCGCTGGAGGAACTCGTCACCGCGGGCGGCTGA
- a CDS encoding HAD family hydrolase, translating to MARLHLFDLDGTLLHGSTAPVEISRQLGLEAEAVALDRAISEGRIDPPEYAVRAHALWAELTDAHVTAAFEGAPWLARIREVWAEIRRQGDYCAVVSLSPSFFVERLIGWGAHAAHGSRFPAVPFTEPVDPAGVLSAAAKVRIADRLCTEFGVTRTDCIAYGDSMSDTELFAVVPISVAVNADRHLTGLATHAYMGRDLWEAYELVQPAG from the coding sequence ATGGCGAGACTGCATCTCTTCGACCTCGACGGCACCTTGCTGCACGGGAGCACCGCCCCCGTGGAGATCTCACGGCAACTCGGCCTGGAGGCCGAGGCGGTGGCGCTGGACCGGGCGATCTCCGAGGGCAGGATCGACCCGCCGGAGTACGCGGTGCGGGCCCACGCGCTCTGGGCGGAACTCACCGACGCGCATGTCACGGCCGCTTTCGAGGGGGCTCCCTGGCTGGCGCGGATCCGTGAGGTCTGGGCGGAGATCCGACGGCAGGGGGACTACTGCGCCGTCGTCTCCCTCTCGCCCTCCTTCTTCGTCGAGCGGCTCATCGGCTGGGGCGCGCACGCGGCCCATGGGTCCCGCTTCCCCGCCGTGCCGTTCACCGAGCCGGTCGATCCGGCCGGAGTTCTCAGTGCCGCCGCCAAAGTGCGCATAGCCGACCGCTTGTGCACGGAGTTCGGAGTCACCCGGACCGACTGCATCGCCTATGGCGACTCCATGTCGGACACCGAACTGTTCGCTGTCGTACCGATCTCGGTGGCGGTCAACGCGGATCGTCATCTGACCGGGCTGGCGACCCACGCCTACATGGGGAGGGATCTGTGGGAAGCCTATGAATTGGTGCAGCCCGCCGGGTAG
- a CDS encoding GNAT family N-acetyltransferase, whose amino-acid sequence MPTPSAAALPIRRLTLRDLTACADLSENRGWPREEHKWGFLLTAGKGYGIDDPEGGLVSACVVTRYGPHERPDLAAIGMVLVAERHARRGIGRHLMRHVVSAMDTVPLTLHATPNGRPLYEELGFKATGRAEMLHGRFTPRGAEPRVATRAATAEDLAAILRLDEEVFGSDRTPLITRLPAFADQLRVAEEDSRITGYAAAWPNMDTHVVGPLIAQDTRTAQALISSLAAHTDRPLRTDIDVRHEELLAWAKERGLASVAFNAVMTYGMDELPGDWQRRFAPLTVAAG is encoded by the coding sequence GTGCCGACTCCTTCCGCCGCCGCTCTGCCCATCCGCCGTCTGACGCTCCGCGATCTCACCGCCTGCGCCGACCTGTCCGAGAACCGGGGATGGCCCCGGGAGGAACACAAGTGGGGCTTCCTCCTCACCGCCGGGAAGGGCTACGGCATCGACGACCCCGAGGGCGGGCTCGTCAGCGCCTGCGTGGTCACCCGGTACGGCCCGCACGAACGCCCCGATCTGGCGGCCATCGGCATGGTGCTGGTCGCCGAACGGCACGCTCGTCGGGGCATCGGACGCCATCTGATGCGGCACGTCGTCTCGGCCATGGACACCGTTCCGCTGACTCTGCACGCGACGCCGAACGGCCGGCCCCTGTACGAGGAGCTCGGCTTCAAGGCCACCGGCCGGGCGGAGATGCTGCACGGCCGTTTCACGCCCCGAGGAGCGGAACCGCGGGTCGCCACGCGCGCGGCCACCGCCGAGGACCTCGCCGCGATCCTCCGGCTCGACGAGGAGGTCTTCGGCTCGGACCGCACCCCGCTCATCACCCGGCTGCCCGCCTTCGCCGACCAGCTGCGGGTCGCCGAGGAGGACAGCCGGATCACCGGGTACGCGGCGGCCTGGCCCAACATGGACACCCATGTCGTGGGCCCGCTGATCGCCCAGGACACCCGGACCGCACAGGCCCTGATCTCCTCCCTCGCCGCCCACACCGACCGCCCGCTGCGCACCGACATCGACGTACGGCACGAGGAACTGCTGGCCTGGGCCAAGGAGCGGGGCCTGGCCTCCGTCGCCTTCAACGCGGTGATGACCTACGGCATGGACGAGCTGCCCGGGGACTGGCAGCGCCGGTTCGCCCCGCTCACGGTGGCGGCGGGCTGA
- a CDS encoding MFS transporter: MPLALLALAIGAFGIGTTEFVIMGLLPEVASDFGVSIPTAGLLVTGYALGVVVGAPLMTVLGTKVSRKRMLMLLMALFIAGNLLSALAPAFAVVLIGRVVASLAHGAFFGIGSVVAAELVAPDKKAGAIAMMFTGLTVANVVGVPLGTFVGQTVGWRVTFGIVAALGVVGLVGIARLVPDLPRPEGVRLRHELAAFKNAQVLLAMAMTVLGFGGVFAAITYIAPMMTHAAGFAEGSVTWLLVLFGLGMVVGNLVGGKLADRALMPLLYVSLGALAVVLALFTLTAHNKVLAAVTIALIGALGFATVPPLQKRVLDQAHGAPTLASAVNIGAFNLGNALSAWLGGLVIAAGLGYTSPNWVGAALAAAALLLAFLSAALERRDRRPSAAVAASAHAEEQTLAQV; the protein is encoded by the coding sequence ATGCCGCTCGCGCTCCTGGCCCTGGCGATCGGGGCCTTCGGAATCGGAACCACCGAGTTCGTGATCATGGGCTTGCTGCCTGAGGTCGCGAGCGACTTCGGGGTCTCGATCCCCACCGCGGGTCTGCTCGTGACCGGCTACGCCCTCGGTGTGGTGGTCGGAGCGCCGCTGATGACCGTGCTCGGCACCAAGGTCTCCCGCAAGCGGATGCTGATGCTGCTGATGGCCCTGTTCATCGCAGGGAACCTGCTGTCCGCACTCGCCCCCGCCTTCGCCGTCGTGCTGATCGGCCGGGTGGTCGCCTCACTCGCCCACGGTGCCTTCTTCGGCATCGGATCGGTCGTCGCCGCCGAGCTGGTCGCCCCGGACAAGAAGGCGGGCGCCATCGCGATGATGTTCACCGGACTGACCGTCGCCAATGTGGTCGGCGTGCCGCTCGGCACCTTCGTCGGACAGACCGTCGGCTGGCGGGTCACCTTCGGCATCGTCGCCGCACTCGGTGTGGTCGGCCTCGTCGGTATCGCCCGGCTGGTCCCCGACCTGCCCCGGCCGGAAGGCGTACGGCTGCGCCATGAGCTGGCCGCCTTCAAGAACGCCCAGGTCCTGCTGGCGATGGCGATGACCGTGCTCGGCTTCGGCGGGGTCTTCGCGGCCATCACCTACATCGCGCCGATGATGACCCACGCCGCCGGATTCGCCGAGGGCTCGGTCACCTGGTTGCTGGTCCTCTTCGGGCTCGGCATGGTCGTCGGCAACCTCGTCGGCGGCAAGCTCGCCGACCGCGCGCTGATGCCGCTGCTGTACGTCTCGCTGGGCGCCCTCGCCGTGGTGCTGGCTCTGTTCACCCTCACCGCCCACAACAAGGTCCTCGCGGCCGTCACCATCGCGCTCATTGGCGCCCTCGGCTTCGCCACGGTGCCGCCGCTGCAGAAGCGCGTCCTGGACCAGGCGCACGGCGCTCCGACGCTGGCCTCCGCCGTGAACATCGGCGCCTTCAACCTCGGCAACGCGCTCTCCGCCTGGCTCGGCGGTCTGGTCATCGCGGCCGGCCTCGGCTACACCTCCCCCAACTGGGTCGGCGCCGCCCTCGCCGCGGCCGCGCTGCTGCTGGCCTTCCTCTCGGCGGCCCTGGAGCGCCGGGACCGCAGGCCCAGTGCCGCGGTGGCCGCGAGCGCGCACGCCGAGGAACAGACGCTCGCCCAGGTCTGA
- a CDS encoding MarR family winged helix-turn-helix transcriptional regulator — MTATDPALTALAQGWCALSLLHGRIEPHIERALQSGHDLSAREYSLLDVLSRQHDGEGGHLQMKQVADAVVLSQSATTRLVTRLEDRGLLTRYLCRTDRRGIYTDVTESGLQLLEEARPTNDGALREALDAAARNPELEPLVRVVESLRVPVVPAQA; from the coding sequence ATGACAGCGACGGATCCCGCGCTCACCGCCCTCGCCCAGGGCTGGTGCGCCCTGTCCCTGCTGCACGGGCGGATCGAGCCCCACATCGAACGCGCCCTCCAGTCCGGGCACGACCTCAGCGCACGGGAGTACTCCCTGCTCGACGTCCTGAGCCGCCAGCACGACGGCGAGGGCGGCCACCTCCAGATGAAGCAGGTCGCCGACGCGGTCGTGCTCAGCCAGAGCGCCACCACCCGTCTGGTGACCCGCCTGGAGGACCGCGGACTGCTGACCCGCTACCTGTGCCGCACGGACCGGCGCGGGATCTACACCGACGTCACCGAGTCGGGCCTGCAACTCCTGGAGGAGGCCCGGCCGACCAATGACGGCGCCCTGCGGGAGGCACTGGATGCGGCCGCCAGGAACCCCGAACTGGAGCCGCTGGTACGGGTCGTGGAGTCCCTGCGCGTTCCCGTCGTCCCCGCGCAGGCATGA
- a CDS encoding GNAT family N-acetyltransferase: protein MGDLEIRPATADDIPAIVAMLADDPLGAQRESPDDLTPYLSALERLSRDPHQFLVVADRDGQVVGTLQLTIIPGLSRKGATRSIIEAVRIHADERGSGLGTQFIEWAVEESRRQGCSLVQLTSDASRTDAHRFYERLGFTASHVGFKLAL from the coding sequence ATGGGAGATCTTGAGATACGCCCCGCCACCGCGGACGACATCCCGGCGATCGTCGCGATGCTCGCCGACGACCCGCTGGGCGCCCAGCGCGAGTCACCGGACGACCTGACCCCCTATCTGTCGGCCCTGGAGCGCCTGAGCCGCGATCCCCACCAGTTCCTGGTGGTGGCCGACCGGGACGGGCAGGTCGTCGGAACCCTCCAGCTCACGATCATCCCCGGCCTCTCCCGCAAGGGTGCGACCCGCTCGATCATCGAGGCCGTCCGGATCCACGCCGACGAGCGGGGCAGCGGCCTGGGAACGCAGTTCATCGAGTGGGCGGTCGAGGAGTCCCGCCGCCAGGGCTGTTCTCTGGTCCAGTTGACCTCGGACGCCTCCCGCACCGACGCCCACCGCTTCTACGAGCGACTCGGGTTCACGGCCTCGCATGTGGGCTTCAAGCTCGCGCTGTGA
- a CDS encoding serine hydrolase domain-containing protein, which translates to MTTPQEELLPGTRRALLHRIAVAQSEGRAPSLVAAVVRDGQAVWHGARSCVDGEVPNENVQYRIGSITKTFTAVLVLRLRDEGLLDLGDPLEKHLPGTGAGEATVAELLAHTGGLAAESPGPWWERTPGSLRPGLSDVLGEQPLLHPVGRRHHYSNPGYTLLGALVEKLRGEPWEDVLRREVLEPLGLSRTSGGPRAPHAGGWAVHPWADAMLPEPAEDLGRMAPAGQLWSTTADLARFAAFLIQGDDRVLSAESVREMRTPAAPGEAADVADGAAYGLGMQIQHRDGRLLAGHSGSLPGFLASLFFSESDDVAAVVLANCTSGPLLSLVAADLVRIVAEAEPRIPEPWRPMAEVDPGVLELAGQWYWGTHAFALRVTADGLVSLEPLSGKGRRSRFRANGDGTWTGLEGYYAGEPLRAVRRSDGSVSHLDLGSFVFTRQPYDEGAPVPGGVDPEGWRGIG; encoded by the coding sequence ATGACGACACCTCAGGAAGAGTTGCTGCCCGGCACCCGGCGGGCCTTGCTGCACCGGATCGCCGTGGCCCAGTCCGAGGGGCGCGCGCCCTCACTGGTCGCGGCGGTCGTACGGGACGGGCAGGCGGTGTGGCACGGGGCCCGGAGCTGTGTGGACGGGGAGGTGCCGAACGAGAACGTGCAGTACCGGATCGGCTCGATCACCAAGACCTTCACGGCCGTTCTGGTGCTGCGGCTGCGGGACGAGGGGCTGCTCGACCTCGGGGACCCGTTGGAGAAGCATCTGCCCGGGACCGGCGCGGGGGAGGCCACCGTCGCCGAACTCCTCGCCCACACCGGGGGGCTGGCCGCCGAGTCGCCGGGGCCCTGGTGGGAGCGGACGCCCGGATCCTTGCGGCCCGGACTCTCCGATGTGCTGGGCGAGCAGCCCTTGCTGCATCCTGTCGGCCGCCGTCACCACTACTCCAACCCCGGCTACACCCTGCTGGGCGCGCTCGTGGAGAAGCTGCGCGGGGAGCCCTGGGAGGACGTGCTGCGACGGGAAGTGCTTGAACCGCTGGGCCTGAGCCGTACCAGCGGGGGACCGCGGGCACCGCATGCGGGGGGCTGGGCGGTGCATCCATGGGCCGACGCGATGCTGCCGGAGCCCGCCGAGGATCTCGGGCGAATGGCTCCTGCCGGTCAACTGTGGTCCACCACGGCCGACTTGGCGCGGTTCGCGGCCTTCCTGATCCAGGGGGACGACCGGGTGCTGAGCGCGGAGAGCGTCCGGGAGATGCGGACGCCGGCCGCGCCGGGCGAGGCCGCGGACGTCGCCGACGGTGCCGCGTACGGGCTCGGGATGCAGATCCAGCACCGGGACGGCCGACTGCTCGCGGGGCACTCGGGCTCGTTGCCGGGCTTTCTGGCGAGCCTCTTCTTCAGCGAGAGCGACGACGTCGCCGCGGTGGTGCTCGCCAACTGCACCTCGGGGCCGCTGCTCTCGCTGGTCGCTGCCGATCTGGTGCGCATCGTGGCCGAGGCGGAGCCGCGGATCCCGGAACCCTGGCGGCCGATGGCCGAAGTCGATCCGGGCGTACTGGAGTTGGCGGGGCAGTGGTACTGGGGGACGCATGCCTTCGCGCTGAGGGTGACGGCCGACGGGCTCGTCTCGCTGGAGCCGCTGTCCGGCAAGGGGCGTCGCTCACGGTTCCGGGCCAATGGCGACGGCACCTGGACCGGCCTGGAGGGCTACTACGCCGGAGAGCCGCTGCGGGCCGTACGGCGCTCTGACGGGAGCGTGAGTCATCTGGACCTCGGGTCGTTCGTGTTCACGCGTCAGCCGTACGACGAGGGGGCTCCGGTGCCGGGTGGAGTGGATCCGGAGGGCTGGCGGGGCATCGGGTAG
- a CDS encoding dihydrofolate reductase family protein, translating into MRKLIYGMNLTLDGYIAAAGDDIGWGGTPSDELFQFWLDHELASGLSLYGRKLWEAMSSYWPTGDQQPNATPAQIEFARNWRDTPKVVFSSTIDKVDWNTRLVTGDAIAEITRLKAEDGGPMTIGGATLAGAAMHAGLIDEYVIATHPVLVGGGTPFFTALDSWVNLNLVETRTLPGGVLVTRYETRR; encoded by the coding sequence ATGCGGAAATTGATCTACGGCATGAACCTGACCCTGGACGGCTACATCGCCGCGGCCGGCGACGACATCGGCTGGGGCGGAACGCCGAGCGACGAGCTGTTCCAGTTCTGGCTCGACCACGAGCTGGCGAGTGGCCTGTCCCTGTACGGACGCAAGCTGTGGGAGGCGATGAGCTCCTACTGGCCGACCGGCGACCAGCAGCCCAACGCCACCCCGGCACAGATCGAGTTCGCGCGGAACTGGCGGGACACGCCGAAGGTGGTGTTCTCCTCGACGATCGACAAGGTCGACTGGAACACCCGCCTGGTCACCGGCGACGCGATCGCCGAGATCACCCGGCTCAAGGCCGAGGACGGCGGCCCGATGACCATCGGCGGCGCGACGCTCGCCGGGGCGGCCATGCACGCCGGGCTGATCGACGAGTACGTGATCGCCACCCATCCGGTCCTGGTGGGCGGCGGCACACCGTTCTTCACCGCGCTGGACAGCTGGGTGAACCTGAACCTGGTGGAGACGCGGACGCTTCCCGGCGGCGTGCTCGTGACCAGGTACGAGACGAGGCGCTGA
- the dnaB gene encoding replicative DNA helicase, giving the protein MSISEPLDDPWADSGPSDRLPASRRRGDGGRGRDEQHDRGRENGEWDGGGSAFERVPPQDLDAEQSVLGGMLLSKDAIADVVEVLKGHDFYKPAHETIFQAILDIYAKGEPADPITIAAELTKRGEINKVGGASYLHTLVQTVPTAANAEYYAEIVHERAVLRRLVEAGTRITQMGYAADDDVDEIVNRAQAEIYAVTEQRTSEDYLPLGDIMEGALDEIEAIGSRTGEMTGVPTGFTDLDSLTNGLHPGQMIVIAARPAMGKSTLALDFARAASIKHNLASVIFSLEMGRNEIAMRLLSAEARVALHHMRSGTMTDEDWTRLARRMPEVSAAPLYIDDSPNLSMMEIRAKCRRLKQRNDIKLVIIDYLQLMQSGGSKRSESRQQEVSDMSRNLKLLAKELEVPVIALSQLNRGPEQRTDKKPMVSDLRESGSIEQDADMVILLHREDAYEKESPRAGEADIIVGKHRNGPTATITVAFQGHYSRFVDMAQT; this is encoded by the coding sequence GTGAGCATTTCCGAGCCCTTGGACGACCCGTGGGCCGACAGCGGGCCCAGTGATCGTCTGCCCGCCTCCCGCCGCCGCGGTGACGGCGGCCGGGGCCGCGACGAACAGCACGACCGCGGCCGGGAGAACGGCGAATGGGACGGCGGCGGTTCCGCCTTCGAGCGGGTGCCGCCCCAGGACCTCGACGCCGAGCAGTCCGTCCTCGGCGGCATGCTGCTGTCCAAGGACGCCATCGCGGACGTGGTCGAGGTCCTCAAGGGCCATGACTTCTACAAGCCCGCGCACGAGACGATCTTCCAGGCGATCCTCGACATCTACGCCAAGGGCGAGCCGGCCGACCCGATCACCATTGCCGCCGAGCTCACCAAGCGCGGTGAGATCAACAAGGTCGGCGGCGCATCGTATCTGCACACCCTCGTCCAGACGGTCCCGACGGCGGCGAACGCCGAGTACTACGCGGAGATCGTCCATGAGCGGGCGGTCCTGCGCCGACTGGTCGAGGCGGGTACGCGGATCACGCAGATGGGATACGCGGCCGACGACGACGTCGACGAGATCGTCAACCGGGCCCAGGCCGAGATCTACGCGGTCACCGAGCAGCGCACCAGCGAGGACTATCTGCCGCTCGGCGACATCATGGAGGGCGCGCTCGACGAGATCGAGGCGATCGGCTCCCGTACGGGTGAGATGACTGGTGTGCCCACCGGGTTCACGGACCTCGACTCGCTCACCAACGGCCTGCACCCGGGCCAGATGATCGTGATCGCGGCCCGTCCCGCCATGGGTAAGTCCACGCTCGCGCTGGACTTCGCACGGGCGGCATCGATCAAGCACAACCTGGCCAGCGTCATCTTCTCCCTCGAAATGGGGCGCAACGAGATCGCGATGCGTCTGCTGTCCGCCGAGGCGCGGGTGGCGCTGCACCACATGCGTTCCGGCACCATGACGGACGAGGACTGGACCCGGCTGGCGCGCCGGATGCCCGAGGTCTCCGCCGCGCCGCTCTACATCGACGACTCCCCGAACCTGTCGATGATGGAGATCCGTGCGAAGTGCCGTCGGCTGAAGCAGCGCAACGACATCAAGCTGGTGATCATCGACTATCTCCAGCTGATGCAGTCCGGTGGTTCCAAGCGGTCCGAGAGCCGTCAGCAGGAGGTGTCGGACATGTCCCGTAACCTCAAGCTGCTCGCCAAGGAGCTGGAGGTCCCGGTGATCGCGCTCTCGCAGCTGAACCGTGGTCCCGAGCAGCGCACGGACAAGAAGCCGATGGTGTCCGACCTGCGTGAGTCCGGCTCCATCGAGCAGGACGCCGACATGGTGATCCTGCTGCACCGCGAGGACGCCTACGAGAAGGAGTCACCGCGAGCGGGTGAGGCGGACATCATCGTGGGCAAGCACCGTAACGGCCCGACGGCGACGATCACGGTCGCCTTTCAGGGCCACTACTCGCGCTTCGTCGACATGGCGCAGACCTGA